A stretch of DNA from Microlunatus sp. Gsoil 973:
GTTCGGGACAGCGTCTCGGCGGGCAGTTCAGGGACGACCCTCTACTTCATGATCGGCCTGGCATCGCTGTCCGAGAAGCCCGTCGTGGTCACCGGGCAGAAATACTTCCAGCGCCGTCCGGTGGGACCGCTGCTCCGCTCATTGCAGCAGATGGGCGTCGAGCTCGAGTCGGCCAACGACTGCCCGCCGATCAGTGTCGCCGCGAAGCGGCCCACCGGCGGCCACGTGACCATCGCCGGAACCTTGTCGCAATGGATCTCCGGACTGATCCTGTTGGCTCCCTTCGCCACCGGCAAGACGGTGATCGAGGTCGAGGGCGAGCTCAACGAGCAGCCGTACCTGGAGCTGACGGTCGAGATGATGAAGCAGTTCGGCCTCAAGGTCAGCTACGCCCCGGACTGGCGGCGTTTCGAGATCGAACCCAATCAGGAAGCCACTCCTTGCGACCTGGTGATGCCCCCGGACATCGGCTCGGCCGCCTTCGGCATCGCCGCGGCGGCGCTGCATCCCTCCGACATCCTGTTGCGCGGGATGAACCAGCTGTCCGGCGGTCCCGCCGACCATCCCGAGGTGCACTTCCTGGACATCGCCAAGCAGATGGGTGTGCCGATGGAGCTGACCGACGAGGGCGTACGGATCGCCCACGACGGGATCCGACTCACGCCGGCCGACATCGACTGCCGGGGCATTCCCGACATGCTGCCGATCCTGTCGGTGATGGGCTCCCTTCGCAGACGGCGAGACGACGTTCAGCAACATCGCCCACGTCCGGCTCAAGGAGTCCGACCGGGTCTCGGCGATGCTTCAGCTCAAC
This window harbors:
- a CDS encoding 3-phosphoshikimate 1-carboxyvinyltransferase, giving the protein MHLLVKGTHGRLTGEALVPNSKYHAHRALILASLAPGVSRITGLSDARHVQYTVGLLRGLGTRIDVEGDTFIVHGGPYRPVRDSVSAGSSGTTLYFMIGLASLSEKPVVVTGQKYFQRRPVGPLLRSLQQMGVELESANDCPPISVAAKRPTGGHVTIAGTLSQWISGLILLAPFATGKTVIEVEGELNEQPYLELTVEMMKQFGLKVSYAPDWRRFEIEPNQEATPCDLVMPPDIGSAAFGIAAAALHPSDILLRGMNQLSGGPADHPEVHFLDIAKQMGVPMELTDEGVRIAHDGIRLTPADIDCRGIPDMLPILSVMGSLRRRRDDVQQHRPRPAQGVRPGLGDASAQPDGRQPRS